A region of Rhodanobacteraceae bacterium DNA encodes the following proteins:
- a CDS encoding 2OG-Fe(II) oxygenase, translated as MNILHPELTDALPRLADEFASAQPFRHVLIDDFLDPALAAQLLADFPGFEERYARNESGQVGGKAVRMDMRDVSAAYAELDRFLQTPEFLQTISRITGIPDLLYDPDYVGGGTHENVHGQGLDAHIDFNYLPKTHWHRRLNLIVYLNHEWHQEWGGCLDLHRDPWSPETDEVKTVLPLFNRCVIFETNEISWHGFSAITLPEDRRTLSRKSVAIYLYTKDRPAAETAPSHATIYVPAGLPKDLLPGQLLNEPQWLDLRRRFAQLRGQLKFLYQRELKFSRDYDEVVTALHEARASNGLPLQGFVLRDGASSGHWPDGWVGSQLQFGFRTTRKARQLKLDLWAPNQLATAQKLSIDIDGRGYTLALQPGQRTPIQHVGNWGADEACRVSIRASQTWQPSSNGQSPDSRELAYKLIEAVVE; from the coding sequence ATGAACATCCTGCACCCCGAACTGACGGACGCCTTGCCGCGTCTGGCCGACGAATTCGCTTCTGCGCAGCCTTTCCGCCATGTGCTGATCGACGACTTCCTCGATCCGGCCTTGGCAGCGCAATTGCTGGCCGACTTTCCGGGCTTCGAAGAGCGCTATGCGCGCAACGAGAGCGGGCAGGTCGGCGGCAAGGCGGTGCGGATGGACATGCGTGATGTGTCGGCGGCCTATGCCGAGCTGGACCGCTTTCTGCAGACCCCCGAGTTCCTGCAGACGATTTCGCGCATCACGGGCATCCCGGACTTGCTGTACGACCCCGACTATGTGGGCGGCGGCACGCACGAGAACGTGCACGGTCAGGGGCTCGACGCGCATATCGATTTCAACTACCTGCCCAAGACCCATTGGCATCGTCGGCTCAACCTGATCGTCTATCTCAATCACGAGTGGCATCAGGAATGGGGCGGTTGTCTTGATCTGCACCGGGATCCCTGGAGCCCGGAGACTGATGAGGTCAAGACGGTGTTGCCGCTGTTCAACAGGTGCGTGATTTTCGAGACCAATGAGATCTCCTGGCACGGATTCAGCGCGATTACCCTGCCCGAGGACAGGCGCACGCTCTCGCGCAAGTCGGTTGCCATCTATCTCTATACCAAGGACCGGCCAGCGGCGGAAACCGCGCCTTCTCACGCGACCATCTACGTGCCAGCGGGACTGCCCAAGGATCTGCTGCCAGGTCAGTTATTGAATGAGCCCCAGTGGCTGGATCTGCGCCGGCGATTTGCCCAACTGCGAGGGCAGCTGAAGTTCCTGTACCAGCGCGAGCTCAAGTTCAGCCGAGACTACGATGAAGTGGTGACAGCGCTGCACGAAGCCAGGGCCAGTAATGGACTGCCCTTGCAGGGCTTTGTCCTGCGGGATGGTGCCAGCAGCGGGCACTGGCCCGATGGTTGGGTGGGATCACAGCTGCAATTTGGCTTCAGGACGACGCGCAAGGCGCGCCAGCTGAAACTGGATCTTTGGGCGCCCAACCAGCTGGCGACAGCCCAGAAGCTCAGTATTGATATCGATGGCCGCGGCTACACCTTGGCCTTGCAACCCGGTCAGCGCACCCCGATCCAGCATGTCGGGAACTGGGGGGCAGACGAAGCGTGCCGGGTCAGCATCCGGGCATCACAGACTTGGCAACCCTCCAGCAACGGCCAATCGCCAGACAGCCGCGAACTGGCCTACAAGTTGATCGAGGCGGTGGTCGAATAG